From Rattus rattus isolate New Zealand chromosome 17, Rrattus_CSIRO_v1, whole genome shotgun sequence, the proteins below share one genomic window:
- the B3gnt9 gene encoding UDP-GlcNAc:betaGal beta-1,3-N-acetylglucosaminyltransferase 9 yields MRRRPRLCRDAWLTLLLSAALGLLLYAQRDGVSPTTRAPPARGRQLPRPTPGRRALELPNTAHAAPPAYEGETPVPPTPTDPFDFRRYLRAKDQRRFPLLINQPRKCRSDGASGGSLDLLIAVKSVAADFERREAVRQTWGAEGRVQGALVRRVFLLGVPKGAGSGGAGTRTHWRALLEAESRAYADILLWAFEDTFFNLTLKEIHFLSWASAFCPDVHFVFKGDADVFVHVRNLLQFLEPRDPAQDLLAGDVIVQARPIRARASKYFIPQAVYGLPVYPAYAGGGGFVLSGATLHRLAHACTQVELFPIDDVFLGMCLQRLRLTPEPHPAFRTFGISQPSAAPHLRTFDPCFYRELVVVHGLSAADIWLMWRLLHGPQGPVCAHPQPVATGPFQWNS; encoded by the coding sequence ATGAGGAGGAGGCCGCGCCTTTGCCGGGATGCGTGGCTTACGCTGTTGCTCAGCGCCGCCCTCGGACTCCTGCTTTATGCGCAGCGCGACGGGGTATCCCCCACGACCAGAGCACCACCAGCGCGAGGACGACAGCTCCCGCGGCCTACTCCTGGTCGCCGAGCACTGGAGCTCCCAAACACCGCCCACGCGGCCCCGCCAGCCTACGAAGGGGAGACCCCGGTGCCGCCCACACCTACGGACCCCTTTGACTTCCGCAGGTATCTGCGCGCCAAGGACCAACGGCGCTTCCCGCTACTAATTAACCAGCCGCGCAAATGCCGCAGCGACGGCGCATCTGGTGGCTCGCTCGACTTGCTCATCGCCGTCAAGTCTGTGGCCGCCGACTTCGAGCGGCGGGAAGCCGTTCGCCAAACTTGGGGCGCCGAGGGTCGCGTGCAGGGGGCACTCGTGCGCCGAGTGTTCTTATTAGGCGTGCCCAAGGGGGCGGGCTCCGGCGGGGCAGGCACGCGGACGCACTGGCGCGCCCTGCTGGAAGCTGAGAGCCGAGCTTATGCAGACATCCTGCTCTGGGCTTTCGAAGACACCTTTTTCAATCTAACGCTCAAGGAGATTCACTTTCTATCTTGGGCCTCAGCATTCTGTCCGGATGTACACTTTGTTTTTAAGGGCGATGCAGATGTGTTCGTGCACGTGAGGAACCTGCTGCAGTTTCTGGAGCCGCGGGATCcagcccaggatcttcttgcaGGTGATGTGATTGTGCAGGCAAGGCCGATCCGAGCTAGAGCCAGCAAGTACTTCATTCCCCAGGCTGTGTATGGACTGCCCGTTTACCCTGCATACGCAGGTGGTGGTGGGTTTGTTCTTTCGGGAGCCACACTCCATCGCCTAGCTCACGCCTGCACGCAAGTTGAGCTCTTTCCCATAGATGATGTCTTTCTGGGCATGTGTTTGCAGCGCCTGCGGCTCACACCTGAGCCTCATCCAGCATTTCGCACCTTTGGCATCTCCCAGCCTTCGGCTGCACCACATCTTCGAACCTTCGACCCCTGTTTCTACCGAGAACTGGTGGTAGTGCACGGGCTATCTGCAGCCGACATATGGCTTATGTGGCGCTTGCTGCATGGGCCTCAGGGGCCAGTCTGTGCACACCCACAGCCTGTGGCAACAGGTCCCTTCCAATGGAATTCCTAG
- the Tradd gene encoding tumor necrosis factor receptor type 1-associated DEATH domain protein: MAADQNGHEEWVGSAYLFLESSMDKVVLSEAYTDPKKKVAIYKALQAALSESGDSPDVLQILKIHCSDPQLIVQLRFCGRLLCGRFLQAYREGALRTALQRCMAAALAQEAVRLQLELRAGAEQLDSWLTDEERCLNYILAQKPDRLRDEELAELEDEFCKLTCDSTGQGGATQVAPAGSKSLVSSPAEEKPLPAAGQTFLFHGQLIVNRPLNLQDQQTFARSVGLKWRRVGRSLQRSCRALRDPALDSLAYEYERDGLYEQAFQLLRRFIQAEGRRATLQRLVEALEENELTSLAEDLLGQAEPEDGQA; encoded by the exons ATGGCAGCTGATCAGAATGGCCAtgaggagtgggtgggcagtGCATACCTGTTTTTGGAGTCTTCGATGGACAAAGTGGTCCTATCTGAAGCCTACACAGATCCCAAGAAGAAAGTGGCAATCTACAAGGCTCTGCAGGCTGCATTGTCAG AGAGTGGGGACAGCCCCGACGTACTGCAGATACTCAAGATCCACTGCAGCGACCCTCAGCTCATCGTTCAGTTGCGTTTCTGCGGGCGCCTGCTATGCGGCCGCTTTCTCCAAGCCTACCGCGAGGGGGCGCTGCGCACCGCACTGCAGAGGTGCATGGCCGcggcgcttgcccaggaagcagtGCGGTTGCAACTGGAGTTGCGTGCTGGTGCGGAGCAGCTGGACAGTTGGCTGACCGACGAAGAGCGCTGTTTGAATTACATCTTAGCCCAGAAG CCCGACCGACTCAGGGACGAGGAACTCGCGGAGCTGGAGGATGAGTTCTGCAAACTGACGTGTGACTCCACTGGCCAGGGTGGAGCCACACAGGTAGCTCCAGCAGGTTCGAAATCCCTGGTTTCCTCTCCGGCCGAGGAGAAGCCACTGCCGGCCGCCGGCCAGACTTTTCTGTTCCATGGTCAGCTCATAG TGAACCGGCCACTGAATCTGCAAGACCAGCAGACATTCGCGCGCTCAGTGGGCCTCAAGTGGCGCAGGGTAGGGCGCTCGCTGCAGCGTAGCTGTCGAGCACTGAGGGATCCTGCCCTCGACTCGCTGGCCTATGAGTATGAGCGTGATGGGCTATATGAGCAGGCCTTCCAGCTGCTGCGCCGTTTCATACAAGCCGAGGGCCGCCGTGCCACACTGCAACGCCTAGTGGAGGCGCTGGAGGAGAACGAGCTCACTAGTCTAGCAGAAGATCTGCTAGGCCAGGCGGAGCCGGAAGACGGCCAGGCTTAA